Proteins from a single region of Rhea pennata isolate bPtePen1 chromosome 6, bPtePen1.pri, whole genome shotgun sequence:
- the TMEM198 gene encoding transmembrane protein 198 has product MPLPGVPRAMTATVQTLRFKLLPHDTGQEWAHSCQQEIERRYQVVPSVVCAMCCLFGIIYCFFGYRCFKAVMFLTGLMFGSIIIFMLCYKERVLDTQLSVEASVGIGLGIGVLCGLVTMLVRSVGLFMVGLLLGLLLAVATLVVMEQFYHPPTVWIPIALLLGVGMLFAVLTLQWQRFFTTLSTAVFGSAIMTVTVDYFIELFLLVQYIYERIKVAPARPVCWYSWVILGIWPLLTTLGVLVQWKVTAEGYSHTEVIISRQQRRVQLMRIKQREDRKEKKKKRRPHHPPPHQHKAHPPEPAYRRKPNPVRRFDGDVLSPSYIQSFRERQTGPSLNNLIASSHTVVDLDYDCSSTVPLTTGSGPAVRV; this is encoded by the exons ATGCCTCTTCCGGGAGTCCCCAGAGCCATGACTGCAACTGTGCAGACGCTGCGTTTCAAGCTGCTGCCGCACGACACGGGCCAGGAGTGGGCACACAGCTGCCAGCAGGAAATCGAGCGTCGCTACCAAGTGGTGCCCTCAGTGGTGTGTGCCATGTGCTGCCTCTTCGGGATCATCTACTGCTTCTTCG GCTACCGCTGCTTCAAGGCTGTCATGTTCCTGACAGGGCTGATGTTCGGCTCCATCATCATCTTCATGCTGTGCTACAAGGAGCGGGTGCTGGACACGCAGCTGAGCGTGGAGGCCTCGGTGGGCATCGGGCTGGGCATCGGGGTCCTGTGTGGGCTCGTGACCATGCTGGTGCGCAGTGTTGGCCTCTTCATGGTGGGGCTGCTCCTGGGGCTGTTGCTGGCGGTTGCTACTCTGGTGGTGATGGAGCAGTTTTACCACCCGCCAACGGTGTGGATCCCCATTGCACTCCTCCTGGGCGTGGGGATGCTCTTTGCCGTGCTCACCCTGCAGTGGCAGCGGTTCTTCACTACGCTCTCCACCGCAGTCTTTGGCAGTGCCATCATGACCGTCACTGTCGATTACTTCATCGAGCTCTTCCTGCTGGTGCAGTACATCTATGAGCGCATCAAGGTGGCCCCTGCTCGTCCCGTGTGCTGGTACAGCTGGGTCATCCTGGGCATCTGGCCACTGCTCACCACACTGGGCGTCCTGGTGCAGTGGAAGGTCACGGCGGAGGGCTACTCCCACACTGAAG TGATCATCAGCCGGCAGCAGCGCCGCGTGCAGCTGATGCGCATCAAGCAGCGGGAGGACCgcaaggagaagaagaagaagcgGAGACCCCATCACCCTCCACCCCACCAGCACAAGGCCCACCCACCCGAGCCGGCCTACCGCCGCAAGCCCAACCCTGTGCGCCGCTTCGATGGGGACGTGCTCTCCCCA AGTTACATCCAGAGTTTCCGAGAACGGCAGACGGGGCCATCCTTGAACAACCTCATCGCCAGTTCCCACACCGTGGTGGACCTGGACTATGACTGCAGCTCCACCGTGCCCCTCACCACGGGCTCTGGCCCCGCCGTGCGGGTATAA